A stretch of DNA from Maridesulfovibrio sp.:
CAACTTCAAGACCGTTTACAGCCCATTCGAGAATGGCTTTCTGCATATGCAGCCTGTTCTCGGCCTGATCATAAATAATGGAGTTTGGTCCATCCAGAACTTCAGCGGTCACTTCCTCTCCGCGATGGGCGGGCAGACAGTGCATGATCTTGCAATCCGGATCAGCATGCTTGAGCAGTTCCGCATTGACCTGATAGCCGTCAAAAGCGATTTCACGCTTTTTCTGCTCTTCTTCCTGTCCCATGGAAGCGAACACGTCGGTGTTCACGTAATGTGCGCCCTTCACAGCTTCCACCGGATCATAGCTGAGGTTGATCTTCGCCCCCATGGACAGTGCCCGGGAAAGAATATCACGATCAGGCTCGTAACCTTTGGGGAAAGCCATGGTCAGGTAGAACGGGAAATAAATTGCCGCGTTTATCCATGAGTGGGCCATGTTGTTGCCGTCTCCCACCCAGGCCACGTGCACCTTGTTAAGGTCCGGGGTCCGCTCATAGATGGTCAGCATATCGCTCAGCACCTGACAGGGATGATATCTGTCTGTAAGTGCGTTGATAACCGGAATGGAGGCATTATCCGCAAGGGTGCGCACCTTTTCCTGACCGAAAGTACGTACAACCAGGGCATCCGCATAGCGGGAAAGGACCTGCGCGGTATCTTCAAGCGGTTCACTTCTTCCAAGCTGGGATTCGGCTGGAGTCATAAAGACGGAGTGACCGCCGAGCTGCTCAATGGCAATATCAAAGGAAACCCTTGTACGGGTGGACGCCTTCTCAAAGATAAGAATAACGGTTTTCCCGGCAAGGGAATCATTTTGAATCTTGTTATCTTTCAGCTCTTTCGCCCGCAGCAGCAGCTGGCCGAGTTCTGAACGGGGAACATCGTTTATTTTCAGAAGATTTCTGATCATCGTTAAACTCCAATAAATTCTTTAGGTGAGCCTGTTCCCGCCGCTTGAAAACGGCAGTCGGGAATTATTGCGCAGAAGGCCCGCCGTTGTAAACAATAAAATAGTGTGATCACCAGTGAAAACACGGGACAGATAAGGTACTTTCCATAGGCAGCACATGGTCGGCTTAAGAAAAAACCGTGCTGCAGGATACGGGCTGGTTTCTTAAAAGAACCAACCCGGAATTCGCTGCCGGAATTCAGCGGAAACGGATTCGACAGCGAGATCGGTAAGTGAATACATTTCAGTCCCGTGATCATACCCGGCAAGATGCAGCAGGGCATGAGCCAGCAGCCTTGAGGTATGCTCTTCCGGCAGTTGGCCGTAGAGCCGTGTTTCACGTGCAAGAGTATTGACTGACAAGACGATCTCTCCAAGAAATCTGTTTACATCCGGATCTGGATTTTCGGAAAAAGGAAAACTTAATACGTTGGTGGGCCCCACACAGCCCAGAAATTCTTCGTTGATAACGGAAATTGCCGAATCATCAACTATTTTAAGGTCAAAGTCAAAGCAGTCCAGACCGAGCACGTTCAGAAGCATTCCGGAAAGACGGACAAGCTCCTGCCTGCTCAAGGGGAATTCGGCCAGAGGCAGGCACTCCATACTGAGGTTCACGCCCACTGCTACTTGCTCCTGCATTCATAGGAGTCGTAGGCCTTGACGATTCGAGCGACAAGGGGATGTCTTATGACATCCGTATCTTCGAAATGTATAAAACTGACCCCGTAGACATCGCGCAGAATGTTGCAGGCATCCACAAGCCCCGAAGGTTCGTTGCCGGGCAGGTCTATCTGGGTGATATCCCCGGTGATGACCGCTCTGGACCCGAATCCCAGCCGGGTGATGAACATTTTCATCTGCTCGCGGGTTGTATTCTGCGCTTCGTCCAGAATAACGAACGCGTTCGAAAGAGTCCGGCCGCGCATGAATGCCAGCGGTGCTATCTCAATGATGTTTTCCTCAATCATCTCCTGCACGCGGTTGAAATCGAGCATATCGTACAGGGCATCATAAAGCGGGCGCATATACGGGTTGACCTTATCCACAAGATCACCGGGCAGAAAACCCAGCTTTTCACCGGCTTCCACAGCGGGGCGGGTAAGAATTATCTTTTTTACTTCCTTGCGCTGCAACGCATAAACGGCCATGGCCACGGCAATATAGGTCTTTCCGGTTCCGGCCGGACCTACGGAAAAGACCATATCGTTTTCACGGATGGCGGAAAAATACGCCCTTTGTGTTAGCGTACGCGGAGTAAGCGTTTTCTTGGGGGAAACGGCAAAGAGCTCATCCCGGAAAATCTTGATCAGATCTGCGGAAGGATCGCGGCAAAGGATTCTGTAGGCCGCTTCCACATCCTGCGGAAAAACTTCCTTGCCGGATTTGAGAAGTGAATAGAGCTGAGTGAAGGACTTGGCTACGGGATCAATCAGTTCCTCGTTTTCAGCGATAAGCATGATCGAATTGCCGCGACTTTCTATCCTGACCCCGGAATGACGTGACAGAAGCTCAAGATTGGAATTCTGCGCACCGAAAAGAACGCTTGCCAGCCCGCCGTCTTCGAATTCAAGTTTGACCCGTACTTTATCTTTATCCGCCATTAATTTTTAACCTGCATATTTTTTTGAGCAAGAAATAAGGCAGGAACAAATATTATGCAACAGATCAAAAGGTAAAAAAAAGATTAACTAGTGCTCAAGCAGATCATCCACAGCATCAAGAATGGCTTTGGAGTTGAAAGGCTTCGTGAAAGTATACTTTACTCCGAACATTTTTATCCAGTCCAGCGAATCATAGTTGGCCGAGGAACTGCCTCCGGAAACAGCTATTATCTTCACCTTCGGATTTTCCTTCATCAGTTCCCGCACGGTCTGCACGCCTTCTTTTTCCGGCATGAAAATATCGGTAATGACCAGATCAATCAAACTGCTGTCGTAATTACGGACGGCTTTTGCGCCGTCCTCCGCCTCAGAAACCTGATGGCCTTCCTTTTCAGCATTGCCCTGAGAACCTGGCGAGAAATCGGATCATCATCTACGACGAGAATCCTGGGCATATCCAAACTCCTTTAAACAAACAATCATGAACATTACTATACCTACCTGTGAGCCCGGACGAGGCTTTATTATAGCAACTAACTTCATTGAAATTTAATTTCAAGGGTTATGTGAAAAAGTTACCCTCTTCCCCTGGCACTACCTTTGAATATTTCGTACTCCAACAGCCTGCACTCTATCTTGGCATTGAAAAAAACCAGCCTGCGTGATGCCCGGAGTCCTATGAACTTGGCAAGGTCCAGATTCCCGGTAAAAATGTAGCCCCTGTAGCCCTGACATTTATTCTTTAGAAAATCACCAATGCCGGCATAGATTTTTTCAAGTTTTGTAACGTTTCCGAGCCGCTCTCCGTATTCAGGGTTCATCATCACTATACCGCCGCCATCGGGAATATCCGTATCCCTGAAGTCACATACATCAAACCGGATGTGATGTTCAACACCGGCAGCGCGGGCATTCTTGCGGGCGGCCTCCACTGCTTCAGAATCAATATCGGTCGCAATTATCTGCCCTTT
This window harbors:
- the argF gene encoding ornithine carbamoyltransferase, with amino-acid sequence MIRNLLKINDVPRSELGQLLLRAKELKDNKIQNDSLAGKTVILIFEKASTRTRVSFDIAIEQLGGHSVFMTPAESQLGRSEPLEDTAQVLSRYADALVVRTFGQEKVRTLADNASIPVINALTDRYHPCQVLSDMLTIYERTPDLNKVHVAWVGDGNNMAHSWINAAIYFPFYLTMAFPKGYEPDRDILSRALSMGAKINLSYDPVEAVKGAHYVNTDVFASMGQEEEQKKREIAFDGYQVNAELLKHADPDCKIMHCLPAHRGEEVTAEVLDGPNSIIYDQAENRLHMQKAILEWAVNGLEVDLEAVSRVLGPVQAVPHMHTVE
- the ybeY gene encoding rRNA maturation RNase YbeY; the encoded protein is MQEQVAVGVNLSMECLPLAEFPLSRQELVRLSGMLLNVLGLDCFDFDLKIVDDSAISVINEEFLGCVGPTNVLSFPFSENPDPDVNRFLGEIVLSVNTLARETRLYGQLPEEHTSRLLAHALLHLAGYDHGTEMYSLTDLAVESVSAEFRQRIPGWFF
- a CDS encoding PhoH family protein, translating into MADKDKVRVKLEFEDGGLASVLFGAQNSNLELLSRHSGVRIESRGNSIMLIAENEELIDPVAKSFTQLYSLLKSGKEVFPQDVEAAYRILCRDPSADLIKIFRDELFAVSPKKTLTPRTLTQRAYFSAIRENDMVFSVGPAGTGKTYIAVAMAVYALQRKEVKKIILTRPAVEAGEKLGFLPGDLVDKVNPYMRPLYDALYDMLDFNRVQEMIEENIIEIAPLAFMRGRTLSNAFVILDEAQNTTREQMKMFITRLGFGSRAVITGDITQIDLPGNEPSGLVDACNILRDVYGVSFIHFEDTDVIRHPLVARIVKAYDSYECRSK